TGCGAGCGGTGCCGCCGCACGATGGCCTTGAAGGGGATCGATCCGTCGTCGCGCCGCTGCGGGTCCCAGCCCGTGTCGAAGCCAAAGAGGAAATGCGCGACATGGCCGGTCTGGATCAGCATCATGATGGGCGCCAGCAAGGCCGACATGATGATCTCGAAGACCGCCGAAATGATCAGGCGAATGGGGCCACCGCTGCCGCGCCGCGTTTGGCCTTGCCAGAGCGCGAGCAAAAGGCCGAAGACCTTGGGCAACAGAAGGATGACCATGGTCGTCGCGAAAAGTTCGAGCGACTTTTCCGCATCGAAGCGCGGCCAGGCCGGAAACAAAGTGAAGTCGTTTGAAAAATATTCGGGCCTTATGTAGCTCGCCTGAAAGACGAGCACGATACCGACGATGAGCTGCAGCATCCAGGAGGGCGAGGTCAGATAGCCCATGATCCCGGTGATGAAATGCTGCCGCGAGGCCCAGTGCAGCCCGGCGGCTGGCAGGACCCGCAAATGCTGCAGATTGCCTTGGCACCAGCGCCGGTCGCGGGCCGAAAGATCGATGAGCGAGGGCGGGCTTTCCTCGTAACTGCCGCCGAGATCGGGCAGCATATAGACCGCGTAGCCGGCACGCCGGATCAAGGCCGCTTCGACGAAATCATGACTGAGGATATGGCCGCCGAAGGGCGGGCGTCCGCGCAAGAGCGGCAGGCCGCAATGATCGGCGAAGACCTTGGTGCGCAGGATCGCATTATGGCCCCAATAATTGCCGTCGCGGCCCATCCATGCCGAGAGGCCCGCCGCGATCACGGGGCCGTAGATGCGCGCCGCGAATTGCTGAACGCGGGCAAACAGCGTGTTGCGATTGATGATGAGCGGCAGCGTCTGAATGATGCCGGCATCGGGATCGCTCTCCATGGTCGCGGCCAAGGTGACGATCGCATGCCCGGTCATGATGCTGTCGGCATCGAGCACGACCATCTGCGGATAGGCGCCGCCCCAGGAGGTGACGAAATCGCCGATGTTGCCGGCTTTGCGGGCAATGTTCTTCGGACGGTGCCGGTAGAAGACGCGGGCGGTCGGGCCGAGTCTCCGGCGCATCGCGATAAAGGCTTGTTCCTCTGCGATGAAAATATCCGGGTCGGTCGTATCCGACAGCAGGAACCAATCGAAAGCCGCGCCCAAGCCCGTTGCCTGCACGTCCTCGTAGATCGCCTGCAGGGTGCCGAAGACGCGGGCCGGCGCCTCATTATAGATCGGCATGACGACGGCCGTCTTCTCGGTGAGCGCCGCGGGCAGGGCAGCCGGTTTCGGCGAGCGGAACAAAAGCCCGAAAAATCCAACCAGGGAGCTCGTGCAGGCAAGCGCGATCCAGGAAAAATTGATGACGAAGAGAAAGACGAGCGCCCATTCGAGCGGCGTCACGCCGCCGACGGCGACGACTTCATACATTTGCTGGGTGCCGTAGACGGTGAGCGCCAAAGCGCCGCCGAAGGTGATCAGACGCGCCATAACCGTCCCGAAGTTCACCCAGCGGCGGCTGGCCTTATGGCACTGCGATGTATCGAAATGATAGAGGCTCTGGACCGGCATGGCGAGCGGCGCTTCGGGCGGCATCGGAGACGCGATGTCGATGGGTTGGCTGCGGTCGTCCCATTTGG
The Methyloferula stellata AR4 DNA segment above includes these coding regions:
- the mdoH gene encoding glucans biosynthesis glucosyltransferase MdoH; protein product: MDALTDLRSDDGLGPKWDDRSQPIDIASPMPPEAPLAMPVQSLYHFDTSQCHKASRRWVNFGTVMARLITFGGALALTVYGTQQMYEVVAVGGVTPLEWALVFLFVINFSWIALACTSSLVGFFGLLFRSPKPAALPAALTEKTAVVMPIYNEAPARVFGTLQAIYEDVQATGLGAAFDWFLLSDTTDPDIFIAEEQAFIAMRRRLGPTARVFYRHRPKNIARKAGNIGDFVTSWGGAYPQMVVLDADSIMTGHAIVTLAATMESDPDAGIIQTLPLIINRNTLFARVQQFAARIYGPVIAAGLSAWMGRDGNYWGHNAILRTKVFADHCGLPLLRGRPPFGGHILSHDFVEAALIRRAGYAVYMLPDLGGSYEESPPSLIDLSARDRRWCQGNLQHLRVLPAAGLHWASRQHFITGIMGYLTSPSWMLQLIVGIVLVFQASYIRPEYFSNDFTLFPAWPRFDAEKSLELFATTMVILLLPKVFGLLLALWQGQTRRGSGGPIRLIISAVFEIIMSALLAPIMMLIQTGHVAHFLFGFDTGWDPQRRDDGSIPFKAIVRRHRSHVALGVLSLIAGLLISPSLVAWMSPTIAGLILAIFISWVTGLLGPGVALRRLGLLLTPEESVKPPVVVRANALAEELGVHAEIPDGLRALHDDAHFRLLHEAFLPPRRRRKRGEITPEWALAEAKLTDAENLDEALSWLNPKERMATLLDKVLIERLSLLTDPRAEKAEAA